In Candidatus Methylomirabilota bacterium, the genomic window GCTGACGCACCCGCCGCGTCACCTCGAGTCCCCCCAGGCTCGGCATCATGACGTCCACGACGAGGACGTCCGGCTTGAGCCGCTCGACCAGCCCGACGGCCTCCAGCCCGTCGGCCGCTTCCCCGACCACGGAGAGCTCCGGCTCGGTGTCGAGGAGCGCGCGCAGTCCCTGGCGGACCACCTGGTGGTCCTCGGCCAGCACGACGGTGATCGGGCTCATCTCCGCCGTCGTCGCTCGAGCCGCGACGCCAGCGGCAGCCCGGCCGTCACCCGTGTCCCGGCTCCGGGCGCGGACTCGATCGTGACGTGCCCGCCTAGCAGCGCCGCGCGCTCCCGCATCCCGGTCAGCCCGACCGCCTCCGGGGCCGCCACGGCCGCGGGATCGAAGCCGCGGCCGAGGTCCTCGACGTGCACCTGGAGCCCGCCCCCGTCGGTCCAGACCCACACGGTGGCCTGGTCGACGCCCGCGTGGCGCGCCACGTTGGTCAGGGCCTCCTGCACGATGCGGTAGGCCGCGGTGCCCACCTCCGGCGGAAACCGCGCCTCCAGCCCCGCGTGCTCGAACACCACGCGGATGCCGGTCTTCTCCGTGTACCGCTCGAAGTGCCAGACCAGCGCGGGGAGGAGCCCGAGATCGTCGAGCATCGCCGGCCGCAGCTCGAGGGAGAGCTCACGCACGCGCGAGATGAGGTCGTCGACCAGCTTGTGGGCTTCGTCCAGGCTGCCCGAACCGGCGCCCGGCGTCCGG contains:
- a CDS encoding response regulator transcription factor — encoded protein: MSPITVVLAEDHQVVRQGLRALLDTEPELSVVGEAADGLEAVGLVERLKPDVLVVDVMMPSLGGLEVTRRVRQ